One Glycine soja cultivar W05 chromosome 7, ASM419377v2, whole genome shotgun sequence genomic window, aaaaagggtataaaggatataagaacataaaagggaacataaaaatcaaagtcatgtttgcacattcgaaaaggctgccgtcccttgggacgggcgtatggggtgctaataccttccccgtgcgtaaatacaactcccgaacctttcactaaaaagttcgtagatcgcgtcttttccggtttttccgacgttttcctcaaataaacgttggtggcgactccgcgcgtattcctttcgtggaacacgcatcccgcgagtctcgcgtcgccctccctgtgtagggtaggttgcgacagattcAAATTGCTAAAGTCCACTGCATTCCATCCACAAAATAATGGGCAGTCAGAGCTTTAAACAAAGTATTAGAAAGATATTTCAGGTGTGCAACAAGAGAGATGCCCTCTAAGTGGAGTGAATTCTTAAGTTATGCTGAATTTTGGTACAACACTAAGTTTCATTTAGCAACAGAAATGACCCCGTTTGAAGCTTTATATGGTTATAGACCAATCAGTAACAATCCCTTGATGGCAGGTGATACAACAATTGAAGCAATAGACTACATCATCAGGACTCGAGAGGAAATTGCAACAATTTTACACAAGAATCTCAGGAAAGCACAGGAAAGGATGCAGTTGTATGCTAACAAGAATAGGACAGACAAAGAATTTGCAGTGGGAGATTGGGTATATTTGAAGTTACAGCCATTTAAACAACAATCAATACCTAACTCAGCGTTTCACATATTAGTTGCTCACTTTTATGGTCCTTACAAAATTGTGGAGAGAGTGGGGAAGGTGGCATACAAGCTAGAATTACTAGCTCAAGCTCGCATACATAATGTATTCCGTATTTCCTTGCTAAAAAGACATCATGGAGATTGTCTAGTTTCTACAGCACTGCCAAGTTTTGATTTCAATGATCAATTGGAGTTGAAGCCAATTGACATTCTACCTagaagaataaagaaaagacGCAACAGGCCGATTACAAAAGTGCTAATACATTGGCAACATACAACACCAAAAGAAGCTACATGGCATGAGGTGCACAAGTTGAAGCAACAGTTTCCTCAAGTGGATTGGAACTCTTTATTAATGAGGCCAGTGGATGAAAGGGCCTTGGAGGCAAAGCCTTCAGATGGAGGGGAAATTGTAATactcaatttataaaaataaccgtaaggggttaaaaataaaaatggttgtTAGAGTTTAAGCGGGTCTCATTGCTTTCACTTGTATAAATAGCAGTATCCTATTGTAATAAGATTGattcagaaaaattaataacactCAGTCCATTCGGACTGTTCTTCCTTGTGTGAGTTCCACAAGTGAGTTTCCCTTCTTCCTCTGTATTCTGAGTTCTTGTGTGAGGTCTTGGTTCTATGTTCTGAGAGTAGTAAGGAATCATAGATTGATAATCTTCAACCTAAcaagtacatgacaagacaaaccacacactagcaagtcaggtcactctcactaggtaaaatcatagggagaccagttagggtcacgttattttgtgagaatgctccaaccatatgagatcaacataggcttaaaaggaacactcaaaccgggtgtatttacccctaagacctacactctgaagagtctgtcagggtctctccctcctgattcaggtccaacccaaaaaacattttaacacacaaactctatctatgaattgtacaaaacacatgactcctcaattgttctgaaaataattttatctcgtcatgcttgtgattaaactcgtcgggtttcCACAATGGtttccatcacaatactcgtcgcgcattaactcgtcacccttaaagggtcttagcattaactcgtcgcccttaaagggtcttatagtcgtgtgattgtacaattcatagctcataactcaatgcacacaacatctcaatgcacatatatattataagtcaatacatactcaatttatcacatacactcggtctcaatcacaatggtataatcccaatttaacatgttatcacacctcatgaatcatatacactttatgtatgaactatgcaatacacccGACtcttcaattgttttcaaaataattttatctcgttgcgcttgtgattaaactcatcGGGTCCGCACAGTGGATCCTTTCACAATTAATAGctcacatctcaatacacatgtatttcaccatttatcacaggttcaatttatcacatactctcaatttgaatcaccatttcataatctcaatataacaatctatacaaaaggtttatcacaaTATGGAGAGTAAAACCCCttaaataatttcacacaattatatcaaaatcataggtataaaaaatgaaaataccgAGAGCACtctattttatcaaccaatttgcatcaaaacatcaatattgtatttataatcataaaggaaaaattgcaatttaataaatatcccaaaataaactcaatttaatcctttaagaatccctatacatgttcattctaaccccaattgcgataaactcatcccttacctctaaaaaggctcacgtgtgtattgtGACAGCAATAACGACATCTGTAGcggtttcctgagattcctcaaaTTTTTCCTCTGATTACTTTGATAGGATTCCTaaatgttaaagaaaaaaagggatTGAAACCTTCATTCCACTGTCTACATGTGATGAGTATTTCTCCCTCCACATACATTATTATACAAATTCCAACGGTGCAAAtactagaatttgaatttcaaacctGGTGTCCAAATTTaatgacaatccaacggttaacaagaccatgatcatagttttactaagatagttttgggtttctgcgggaaaagcAAAAGCTACAATGTGAAGGGTATTTCTCTCAACTCAGACACCTTTGCATCATTTCCAACGGTGATAATGCTATTAATTGAGTTGCGAACCTGGTTCTGAAATATcatgatgatccaacggttaacgagtacGAGATCGTCATTTTACTAAGACAGGTTTGAGTATATACAGGAAAAAGAGAAGGTTTTGGGAGATGAAAGAGAAAACGAAATTGGGAGGAAGAGGAGGTTAGAAGCTATCGTTAGTATGAAACTAACCTAGCATGTTTCTATTTATCACTTGGGTActcacaacctattatttagtctatttatttatttttattattttataaaaaagaaactctattttattctctatcaaatgaataaataaaatatcatttttattttctcttaaaccattattttaattaataaagttatttctctttatttagttaattataaaaatctcatcatttttctaaaactctatttatttttaaataacaatcctttttgaattattttatgaaaaatgggatgttacataactcatattttaaatttacggCCAAGTATCAGTAGTTAGTGAAACCATTTGTTTAtttgcaaacaacacatgcttCAACTTCTCCTTTTCATCATTAAACACATTCATGCAATATCTAGCAATAGTGACACGAGaaggaattttaaatttaggtTGGGTATCTTCCATGAACTTCCTAAACCCTTCATTTTCAACAAACTTAAAGGCAAATTCGTCAATAATTATCATCTTTGCAAGTGTTATTAGAATCTGCTCTCGATTAAAATCAACAAGTTTCATACTAACTTTATTAGGATCACTCTCACTATCACTTCCAAAAACAATTGTCTTTTGCTTTTTATCAACCTACCTGTGTGGGTTTTTCTCACATTATTGGAACACATGTCTTCTCAGGTTAGAGGTTCCATAGATAGAACTAGCTGATGCATATGATGCATTACACTACTTACAATAAGCCCTACTATTTTCCTTCTTAATAAAATGTTCCCAAACATCAGAAGGGGGTCAAGCAGCTTTTTTTCCTTGCCTCTGCTTGTGCAGATTCAAGTTGTTGTCCTTGCCCTTGTTGTGGTGGAGTTTCATGTTCTTGTGGTTGTGAATGAGCTTTTGTCCCTTACTTTGATGGACTTTGAGTATGACATTGAGAGGGAGTGCTAATTGGTGGAATTGGAGATGAATTAACAGTCTCTGTagagttttaataatatttataaaaaaaataagtgacgCACACAACACAATCAAAAAATAAGTGACATATAAAAAGAGTTGTTAGTTATGTTTGTTGGTGAAGAAAATTCGAGAATTGGAAGTGAATGTAAAGAAGCATGAAACATGGTTTGTTGTGAAGTGAAGAGATTGTTATCTGTTGACTAAGAAACAAAGCAGCAAGGCACATCAAAACAGAGTGTGGGTTCTCCTTTCACTCTGGTTTTAGAtttttataactattaaaaaatgaggttaaattcaaattttagtcctatacaagaaaaaaagagtttttgatTTTATCCCAACacgagaaaatattttaaaattagataatgttatatatatatatatataaataggaTAATAATTAGACCAATTTTATGAGTTATCTTTTAAcgaaagtatttttattttaaaaaaatcttcaactaacttttttatggatttttcttatctctttctatctttttcatttttttaaagtttaatttcaatatttttgtaaaaaaattatcaattgttaaaattaatcttatatcacaatataagttatttatcataaattttaattatataaaaaaaacatttatcacaAAGTGTTCTTGGTTTGTTGCAGATTTATTCCTCAACTTATTAAattgttactattttattaaaagcaCTAAAGGAAATAATGCATTATCACACCTTCCTTGattgtcaaattattttttgtttttaatatatatatatatatatatatatatatatatatatatatatatatatatatatatatatatatatatatatatatatatatatatatatatataataaaatttatattttaattatgggTTCACGGATCGGTTCAATTGATCAACGAATCTAGAAATCTAAACTCATGACTCAACCCATACATAAATGGTTTTGATCGGTTCAGTTTTGACCGAAATACATAAATGATTAAATCACAAACTGTTTGGATCAGTTTATATCAGTTCGGGTTCATGCGTGACCCATACCCGTGAACACCCCTACCTGCGAATAGTTCCTCAGTCATTGACAACCACTCAAGCccaaaattaatatatctatcaaaaaatatattattagataaaaattaattgttacaaaatttattatgtagacttctgtgtattaaatataaattaaaaattttaatgttatatataacaacattaattattttttaatataattaacttattaactcaattaatttgagtgttgtcataataatataaaagtcaCAAGTTTGATACCTGtgtaaatcattaattttaaattattttgtaaaacatttttaacaatTCATAGATGTATAGACCCTtttggattgacaatccgtatggaTTAATGGTAAGGATAATGTTGGAATTGTCAAAAATCTGCTGGgtgtaaaaataaaaggatGGGTGCAAGAAGAAAACGCCTGAATGTAGATGTCTAAGGCCACTTAGAAAACAGAACAAGAAATATAAGGATGAACCACTTTTTTCTTgcacaaagattaaaaaaaaatgaaaattagggATGTTAATTTCagttgagaataaaaaaaaaatgctcatCTACATCATGTTTCAAGATCTATTGTTACAGATGaaaaatatgaacataaaatgaAGAAAGCTATCATCCATGTTACCTAATAATATCCATATCATATTACAATTCTCCccaaacataatattaaatgtcagatcagattaaaaaaattcagcaaTCAGAAGAAACCATCATACTCATGCAGGTGAAGCtacaaacaaatataacttaTTAAACCAAAACACAGCAATGGCACAAACATTTCGACTCAGTTTATGATCAGCTGATTTAACAATCTATTTACAACCCaagtcaaaaacaaaagaaatttgtATCAAAACTACAATAACTAAGTTCATATGTTTATGAACATGTAAAGCATCAAAGTTCCAAGTGAAGAAATTAGATGAACAACAGATCACTCAGAATCCAGGGCTAAATGGACACAGTTTTGCTATCAGAAATTAAATCTCCTTGCTAATTTCTAATCAATTTGGTTGTACTGATGCGATGCTGCAAGTGAGGGTTCAAGAGTTTAGTGTGGCTGATGTTTGGGCTCTGCTGCTGCTGTTGCATAGGAAGCTGGTTCAACAACCCTGCATCCTCGGTTACGCGAAACACCGTAACTTGCAGCACAACTTCCTTCATTCTAAGGAGCTCAAACACACAGACATCACCTTCTCCTAAATTGTTCTCCACTGTGAATTCAAACCATCCTTGGCTTAACTTGGCTCGACCTCCCCTATAGAGGCAGCGAACGGACCACTGTCTACCATTGGACAGCTGAAGTTTGATGAATCCCGAAACCCCATTCAAATTCTTTTCAGCAAAGGTGGAAGGCAGATACTGGAAAACAGAGAAACATGAGTTAAGTATGCAAGATGACATGTTGAAGAAGAATGAtgataaatatcaaattgaaaaacatttCACCATTATGCATCCCCTATACAAATAGGAGGGTCGCAGGACAACTCGGCAGAAAGGATTAGTCGGTTCAAATGTTTTTGATGCATTAATTgccctttctctttcttctgCCGTCACGGTTCGTTTCCTTGCAGATGCACTTTCATAAAACCTATAGCGCATTTCTGCCTCCTCTTCATTTTCACCAGAAGGTTCCTCGCCATCTATAGTTCCACACATTGTATTAGTAATAAGAAGGAAAATGTCATCTTTTACATTTCCAGACAGAGAaaacttgaataaaaataagaacttaCAGGGTTCTGATTTCCGCTTCTTTTTTGCGGTTTTATTAACTGCTTCCTCGTTAGAATTAGAATAACGCAATTTCAATTCTTCAGTGGACCTTTTAAACTCAACAGCATTAAACTGAACACCTATGTCTCTGGTTGACTGATTGCCTTGTGAATTCGCATCCTTCAAAGAAAAAGCACTCCCACCATCACCCCAGTTTACGCGATTGAGTTTTGATCCACCATTGAACAAATTCTGCAAAGCTGGAGTATGACTCTTCCCAGGTGTCAGTTGATCCACAGATCCAGCAAAACCCTTGCTTTGCAATGCACCGGGAGTAAGGTACTGAGGTGACAAATCCGACAAACCAAGGGAGTCTACATCTTCCATTTCATCAAAAATATGATGATAATTGGCAAAGCAAGACCCTTCATTATGGTTTCTCATGGCCGATTGATAGTTTACCTCAGACGtactcaaattaaaaatatgaacaaTGAAAGATGAATTCCCTTCATACATGAACACCAAAAAGTATCCAACACCAATGGAGTAGCGTTGAACAAAATCTTGCCAACCATCAACAAACCAAATTCTGTTGTCTGCTTTCTTCAATCCTATGGGCCAAACACTACCATCAGGAACAGTGAGGGTAGCAATTGTAGAAAGCTGGGTCCCATATTTTCTCAGAAAATTATCCGGAATCCTCTGAAATTCAAAATACAGGTTAGGTTACAAATATGAGTAAATACTCAAAATACAAGACTAAAAAAGGAGATTTCATTTCCACCAACTTTATGATATTGTTATTAACTATAAGATTGGGACatttaataatgaaaatgaatGGGCAGACCATCCCTTCCATCACCTAAAAAAGGCCTCATCATCCCTACCTTCACGAAGTGTGGTGGAAGGAATATCCTATTTAGGGAGACTATCATCTACCTAAGAGCTGTACTATTCTGATCTTATTTGTATAGCTGTCCTATTCTGtgtttcatcattttcttaatttcctATTATTACTGATTATACATCTTTTATATAATGGAGTATGCTGAATTGCTGAAGCCTTTTATCTCAAGCAATCAGTGTTATCAATGGCGGATGGCGGAACCGGAACATGGCAGAAGGCCAAAATTCCACCATATAAACACGCCATTGCGCCTTATGGCGCCGCCATGGTGGGCCttccttcacaaattgcctatggTGATTGGCAAAAAATCTGCCACGTCATTCTGCCATAGCGGTGCCA contains:
- the LOC114419200 gene encoding B3 domain-containing transcription factor VRN1-like; its protein translation is MPRPCFDKLVLPTTLQSRQLRIPDNFLRKYGTQLSTIATLTVPDGSVWPIGLKKADNRIWFVDGWQDFVQRYSIGVGYFLVFMYEGNSSFIVHIFNLSTSEVNYQSAMRNHNEGSCFANYHHIFDEMEDVDSLGLSDLSPQYLTPGALQSKGFAGSVDQLTPGKSHTPALQNLFNGGSKLNRVNWGDGGSAFSLKDANSQGNQSTRDIGVQFNAVEFKRSTEELKLRYSNSNEEAVNKTAKKKRKSEPYGEEPSGENEEEAEMRYRFYESASARKRTVTAEERERAINASKTFEPTNPFCRVVLRPSYLYRGCIMYLPSTFAEKNLNGVSGFIKLQLSNGRQWSVRCLYRGGRAKLSQGWFEFTVENNLGEGDVCVFELLRMKEVVLQVTVFRVTEDAGLLNQLPMQQQQQSPNISHTKLLNPHLQHRISTTKLIRN
- the LOC114420523 gene encoding uncharacterized protein LOC114420523 yields the protein MKMLKYKKKSDKIRLLQQPYKQYEWQGEVLKRKGRIVVGKQQEVRSKLLAYFHEFVLGGHSGASHTYKRLKQIFYWKRMHQEVKDWVHKCTVCQRNKPVLTKPIGLLQPLPVPTQAWQCLAMDFIVGLPKSNGKTIILVVIDRYTKYAHFVALRHPINAAKIAQVFIDTIVKLHGWPSEIVSDKDPIFMSDTTIEAIDYIIRTREEIATILHKNLRKAQERMQLYANKNRTDKEFAVGDWVYLKLQPFKQQSIPNSAFHILVAHFYGPYKIVERVGKVAYKLELLAQARIHNVFRISLLKRHHGDCLVSTALPSFDFNDQLELKPIDILPRRIKKRRNRPITKVLIHWQHTTPKEATWHEVHKLKQQFPQVDWNSLLMRPVDERALEAKPSDGGEIIQVVVLALVVVEFHVLVVVNELLSLTLMDFEYDIEREC